A region from the Methanomassiliicoccus sp. genome encodes:
- a CDS encoding CBS domain-containing protein: MAALVKDYMTQKMEVVSPEDSVLSAIELMVDHDQGSVIVVDDKDKVIGIFTERDVLRHYMTNQSKFLHLKVSEVMSSPVQTVPVEMKVSEALSIMNDKNVRRLPVVDKSGKMIGFVSWKELFTKVPKNLL, translated from the coding sequence ATGGCCGCGCTCGTCAAGGACTACATGACTCAAAAGATGGAAGTTGTATCCCCGGAGGACTCCGTTCTAAGTGCCATAGAGCTTATGGTGGACCACGACCAGGGGAGCGTGATCGTTGTGGACGACAAGGATAAGGTAATCGGCATATTCACCGAGAGGGATGTGCTCCGTCATTACATGACTAACCAGTCCAAATTCCTCCACCTCAAGGTCTCCGAGGTCATGAGCTCTCCCGTGCAGACCGTCCCCGTGGAAATGAAGGTCTCCGAGGCTCTCAGCATCATGAACGATAAGAACGTCCGCCGTCTTCCGGTGGTCGACAAGAGCGGCAAGATGATCGGCTTCGTGTCATGGAAGGAACTATTCACCAAGGTGCCCAAGAACCTTCTCTGA
- a CDS encoding zinc dependent phospholipase C family protein, with product MKWKSHTAIARAIAAEMNLPEDLERAFCAGSIEPDKRPDLAYRVSKGGRTYIGRAPHHMPPTGTIMAYAWRARKAYLAGNDYWAVKSLGRGLHYVQDKCVHTGFKDWRHDARESDIAALTPPRKAVREGIEMAKCSPRFVHDCIVSVKPRRDPRRALYDATMFSSAIFASVIGPIGNRTRFASEYDKAVRGHRHRYVVATVVLAATAATAYLLEEPLFLIPGSVAALAAIKLDLDFYRVKDEAEWFGIEPRHR from the coding sequence ATGAAGTGGAAGAGCCATACGGCCATAGCTCGCGCCATAGCGGCGGAGATGAATCTCCCCGAGGACCTCGAGAGGGCGTTCTGTGCAGGATCCATCGAGCCAGACAAGCGTCCTGACCTCGCCTATCGGGTCAGCAAGGGCGGGAGGACCTACATCGGCAGGGCACCTCATCACATGCCCCCCACCGGGACGATCATGGCCTACGCTTGGCGGGCCCGCAAGGCCTACCTGGCAGGGAACGATTACTGGGCGGTCAAATCATTGGGTCGCGGCCTCCACTATGTGCAGGACAAGTGCGTGCACACCGGGTTCAAGGACTGGCGGCACGATGCCCGGGAGAGCGACATCGCCGCCCTGACCCCACCTCGGAAGGCGGTGCGCGAGGGAATAGAGATGGCCAAGTGCTCCCCACGCTTCGTGCACGACTGCATCGTCTCGGTGAAACCGAGGAGGGATCCACGGCGAGCGCTGTACGATGCTACCATGTTCTCCTCGGCCATCTTCGCCTCGGTGATCGGTCCTATCGGTAACAGGACCCGATTCGCCAGCGAGTACGATAAAGCGGTCAGGGGTCACCGCCACCGTTATGTGGTCGCAACCGTCGTTCTTGCCGCCACCGCTGCCACCGCCTATCTGCTGGAAGAGCCCCTGTTCCTCATCCCTGGATCGGTGGCTGCCTTGGCGGCGATCAAGCTGGACCTCGACTTCTACCGGGTGAAGGATGAGGCGGAATGGTTCGGCATCGAGCCCCGGCACAGATGA